cgtctgtgcccagtgggaatctTCAAGAGTTTGTGCTATCAGCCATTTGCTTTACAAAATACATTGGCCACCTCTATAGTAAACAAATTACACTAGAGGGTAAGGTTCACAAAACTGTTTATCCTCTGTTCATATATAAACAGTGTGGCACAAAATGTACCATCCTCCCAAATCTGAAATTCACCCCTTTAAAGAAGGGCATGTTGACAAAATCCTCACATACACCCAGGTTACTGTGTACAGACATATCTTACACAACTGGGAAACAGCAGTGTGGGATACAAACTGACTCAGGGATAAATCTAACTGACAACAACGTGCGTTGCAAAACCCACACATGTTTTTCTAAGCATTTAGGGAACAAAATTGAGCAATTGTTTCTCTTGTCAGAGTGCCTGCAGCAATGGGACAAATCCACACATGCAGTAAGAGGAGTCAGAGCCACAAAAACAGAAAGAAAAGCTGAGCTTTACCTACTGCTCCCGCTCCAACCCCACTGTCACCAGAGAGATGTAAACTCTAAGAGGCCTGTGGGAAATGGAGCTGGCATTAGAGAACCACAAAGGTGGCCATTCAGAACAGAGCTGCCCTGTGAGCCCTCGCTCTCGTaatctcctcacacacacacgcaagaatacacacgcacacacacacaccttagccTAGCCCTAGCTGCATCTCTTAGTGCAAACTATGTGGGCAAGGTCATAGTCAACTCCTGTAAATTCAGGAAATATTTTCAAGGACAGTACAGGTCATGGACTGAAAGTTGCCCATAATATGAGGATATTTGTTACCCACGATTTATGGTTCACACATAATTCCCAGCCCTGTTGGATGGATCTGAGCGTTCTGATTCCCCTAATCTGCATCTTACAGTAAATACCCTCCTCTGAAGCAgaggttataataataataataataatatgccatttagcagacgcttttatccaaagcgacttacagtcatgtgtgcatacatttttgtgtatgggtggtcccggggatcgaacccactaccctggtgttacaagcgccgtgctctaccagctgagctacagaggaccaccactgAATCCCATCTACCCCCTTTGGCTATACACATAATTCAATAATAGAacgctacactgagtgtacaaaacattaggaacacctgctctttccttgacattgactgaccaggtgaatccaggtgaaagctataatcccttattgatgtcacttgttaaatccacttcaatcagtgtagatgaaggggaggagaccagttaaagaaggatttttaagccttgacacaattgagacatggattgtgtatgtgtgccattcagagtgtgaatgcGCAAGActaaagatttaagtgcctttgaacggggtatgaggaggtgccaggcgcaccggtttgtgtcaagaactgcaatgctgctgtgcTTTTCACacttaacagtttcccgtgtgcatcaagaatggtccaccacccaaaggacatccagccaacttgacacaactgtgggaagcattggagtcaacatgggccagtatccctgtggagcacttgacaccttgtagagtccatgccccagcaaattgaggctgttctaagggcaaaaaggggtgcaactcaatattaggaaggtgttcttaatgttttgtacactcagtgtatatactgtatgtaggctactgtatgtgtACACCTGACGTGAGGAAACTCTGAAAAGCTAAATATTTGTGGTTTTCAAAGTATAAAGTAGGTACACTGTACTATGAACGTGTGAATGAACTTCAGTTGGGTTGCAACATAAGTCAATTTATTCACTCGCTGTGATTTTGCTGCCATTTTCTGCCGTGCGCTTGCACGCACCGGCTAAAGTGGCTGTATAAAATAATTAGAGAGTGGCATGAGTGTGACTAACACGACATGGATCAAAAATACATTATTTGGTTCATCTCAATTCACTATTACTTAATTTATCCCCAGTGGCAATTGTTTACAACAATGTGTAACCCCCCTTCTTCCCATGAAATTCTCAGAATGGTATTTGTGTTTACTTGGTTAAAGTGAAGACACTCATTTTAACTATCTTAGTCTTGGGAATCATTCAGCTGTATGGATTTGCTATAATAGAttcaacattttaaaaaattCAGGCCTCTGGACATTTTAAAGTTGATTGTCTTTATGGCTACCCAAACTTTGCTGCACACCTATACTTCATTGAGGAAAGATTCACATTTTTGTACTTTCACTGCATAGAACTGACACCTAAAGTGGTACAGTTATTTCACACGACTAGAAATGGTTGATGAACGAGTTTCAAACAACTGACCGAAAGCATACTTACTTAATCCTCTTCGTTCTTATATGGAACAGAAGGCTTTCACGAGAAAGCGCCTCTGTTGCCGATATTTTGActttttggggatgtttttccatgacaGGCCACTGTCCTTCATCTCCTTGTCCACggttcttcaccaggttttctTTGGGTTGCCAAAAACAGTGACAAGTTCTGATGAAAGAAGAGAGAACCCAGTTAGCCACTCCATTTTAAACATAAACAGTAAATAATATAGTAATAGCAATATAAATACACACCATGATGATGTGGCCgttgacactttgcttcttgaaagtccaatatcgtGAAAACCTGACAGCAAAACATTTTAGGACTGTATCAAGAGTGGACTAAGGaaaaaaggcccagtgcagtcaaaaatgtgattttcctgtgttttatatatatttccacactatgaggttggaataatactgtgaaattgtgaaagaTAACGATAATGCTGTTTAGTAtaaaagctgtttgaaaaggATGCCGGAAATGTCTGCCTGTTTtgatgggatggagttttggcctgcctggtgacatcaccaggcgcgCTGATAATCCATCCATTGTTGTCtaaagaaaaggagagaagggaaTCTATTGGGTGATGAAGTCGTTATCTCTGAAAGTGTTAGCATTGTGTCCCTATTCACAGGTGAAAGCTCTCACCTGAAGTGGTCTAAGGCATGATATATTTATGTGTTTACCACTGATTAGGGTCCCAGGGGAAACAGTGACCaaactttggttcctaccctgttaCATTATTTTGAAGGTGCAGAAAAAAGCTACACTTATTGACATCCAGCACACAAATTAACCTGCCTCTGCTATGGCATTTgtgtctatgggagagccacccctTAAGTAGACAGGAACTGACATTTTTTTGcaatggtaaacggcctgagtgaactatcttaatttatccaccatctttggcaGAGCTATGGCAATGACCTAGGCCACTTCCTCTTTTgtgagcctgtggtgcgtgtccgtGAGGGGAATGTGAGCAGAGCAGGAAGAGGAAGTGAAACTAAGGCGATAGGGTCTGTGAGCGCCAGGCTGGCACCAACTGGACAGGGCTCAGAGGACCGTCAACCGCCGCCATACTGACCAATCATGTGATGGGAAGTGACAGGACAGGAAGTAGCAAAAAGACAGATATGGCTAAAAGTCAGAGGCCAGATGTTGCTTTAGTACCAGTCATGACAACGCTGCTTTACCCTTTCGTGAAATCCACTGGTGGAGTGTATGTACTGTTATAAAGGGGAAGTGTGCGACTCTAGAGAGCACCTACAAAAGTGTTCTAAAAAAGTTTGTTGGGTTGTGACTTGTGAGTAATTTCAACATTATATATTCTTTCAACATGCTTTACTAAAATAGTTCCCTTTTAGATATTTAAATAATGTCAGAATGTGCCATAAACAGATCAAGTGTAAACAGGAATACTATCCATATGCAAACTATTCCCATAAATCAGAAAATACACTTGTGGACATGCAAAGTTCACTGAACCATGACCGGCAGTATGCAAATGATCATATATCAATTATATACACAACAGTAAGTGTATGCTTTGCATTGGTGAACAGGTAAATGCTGACCCCTAGATGCAGTTGATTTTGTCCTGTAGGCCTAAGGCACAGCAGAATTGGAAGCAGTGCAGATCAGATTAAACAAGCCTTTACTGACCTCTGGTGGCGAACATCATTACTGCTATTTTATGTGCAAAGAATTAATGTCacttgcacaagtacagtgaaatgcctttcttgcaagctccgaACCCAACATTGCAGttatcaatatcaatgtagcactaaaaataacataCGGTAAAAAAAGAAATACACGAGTTGGGTTACAACTGGGTGAACAGCCTTGGATAAATGTTTTGTGGAAATCGTTGTTCTGATCAAACATACATAAACACAGACATGCTGAGGAATGTGGTTTATAGTCTGAGTAAAAATATAACAGGAATGTTTGTTTGAAGCGCTTCCATGGCTTGTAAATATGCAGACGTTTCAGCGCACTTTCTGAGCATGTCAATGTGACAAggacattatttttttaatgaaaCACCACAAGTACAAAGTAGGCGTAAACAGAAAATAACTTTTCCATGTAACTTTTCCCCGCAACATAAAAACAGCAGCATCCACAAGGTGTTCATGTTACACCAGGCCTTTCGGGGTGAGCCACTGGGAAACTTTCTGTATTAATTCATGTGTTTAGACCTCTTCCCCTCACATGGACACAttaacctcccctccctccatcgctCCTCTAAAATATATTCCTTTCTATCCAGGACCATATGTTTGACCCGTGGTCCCCGTGAATGCAGCCATCTGCTCCGTCCTCCAGATGATCCGCGGCTGCGTGAGAATGCGCCTGCCTTTGTACAAACTCACTGGGCGCGATGTGGGAGAATCCCCCCAGCCCCACAATGGAGAACAGTCAGACATTTTTAACCCATTCCCGGCCACACCTTCCTCAATGGCAGCCATCCCATCCCATTGTGGCGCTGACAAGGGAATGATGAACTATCAGTTTCTCATTACTGAACTGCTAACCCGTGCCATGGGTTCAGTTTTCCCTTTATTGTGCTCCAATTATTTTTGTCGTTGCTATGACCCATTAATCTTACTGGAGATGGAGGGCAACTGATCAACATCTTAAAAGGGGGAGAACTTTTATTGGATATCATTCGACAATTTAAAGTAATTGTCTAGTCATTGAGAAAAGGGAGATGGAAGCAGAAGCCTAACTGTTCCTACAGCAACTCAAGTATAGAGATTTGGTGTCACTGCCTTTCACATCTTGAGCTACTTTTAGCTTTTTGTCATCTTTAAAATAGCAGCCACGCAAATGACACAGCAGTTGTTTTGGCCAGGCTTCAGCTGTCATCTGAAGGCATTCAGCTTTATTACTATGCAGGGAGTGAGCAGCGGGGTGTAAAGATTAGGGATGAAACAAAAACCCTCTTATCTCCATATGAAATCTGATCCGCTTGACTACCCCCACCCTATGCACACACTGAACTCCCCACACACTGTGAATAACAAAGGACTAACTATAGAAGAGAGTAGTCCCCTGTTACAGTAGCCTACAGATTAATCTGTGGGTAGCATTTTGTTGAGCTGCTTTACATTGAAACAAACGTTCCAAAGAAGTCACGAGTAACTGTGCTATAACTAGGTTGGCGCAACAGGACGCTATAGGCAAACAATCCAATGTGCCACTGAACAAGCTATACACAAGTTATTTGGAATGACTCACCACAATTTGAAGAGGCATGTTCATTTGAGAATACAGTCGATATTATGCAAAAACACTGATGGCTCCATGACAAATTCAGTCTTTGTAAATGTAGTGCTGCATTTCATGGATGCAACCATTGTGGGCAGATTCCCTCAAACACCTTGAAGACAGCAGAAATACATTCATTGTAAGAGACTAAACAAACAttgttttaaaaaaaagtttatttCCAGTACAAAAAACAATATATTAAACTTAATACAAACTCAAAAAGTTATCTataaatacattaaaataaaTTAAACTTAATTTACTAAAGATTCTCCATTAACACTAAAcaagcttgaaacatgttggtcaAAAAGGCATTTAAATACAATGGAATGCAAAAAGAGCATCCACTCTCAGAACCAACTACCAAAACATCTCAGAAACAAACATCTACCATTTGATCTCCCAAAGGACTTCTAGAAAGACACAATTCAATCTACTGAACCAGGTGCAGTTTAGGTCCAACTCAATAGAATCAGATTTCAATAACAACCCAGTTTAATCATAGCACTTTGCCATTTACATGTATTTTTCTGCTAATCAGGGATTACATGCAGAGTCTACCACACAAGGGATACACACTGTACCCTTGGAGTCTTCAGAACGTCTACATACAACTTCAAAACACATTTGCAGAAATCACAGAAACAAGTGAGAAAACAATGATTAATTCTCACAAGCCACCTCGCTAAGTTAGGAAACCGATTTAAGCTTTGATCTAAAATAGAAAAAAAACAAGGTCCCCCTGCAACTAACAATGAAAATTGCAGTTTCCAACCAAAAAATAAAACAGTAAAAGTGTTTTTTTGGAAAGGGTAAATTTCTTACGCCCAGTCTGAAGAACACAGTGTACAATAAAGAAAAGAATGAGCCAGTATACAAAATATCACCACATTAGTCAACCAACATTCATAGGGGGAAATCTAACTTGGCAGAGATGCATTGTGTCCTTGTCTTTGGCTTTTTTAAACATTCTAAGATTCATTAATTGCTTCTCAAACTGTTGTTTCAATGACTAGTACACTTCTTACAACTCCAGGTGGCAGGAATGGAGGACTTCCAGCACAAATCACACTGTGAtcacattttttttcttcttcaaaatAGTCAGTGCAACGCAACTTTGGCACCTTGCCTTACTGTTGACTTGGACCTCAAATTGTACAGCTTAATTTCGCTTGAGCTTAACTGAAGCACATTTCTGTGTCAAGGATCTGCCTGTACAATACAGTAGGTACACAATAGCATACAGTCAAGGTTCTTTAAAAAAATGCGCAAGTCTTTCAATGGACAAGACAAGAGTCACGGAGTGGTTCGGGAAGGTTTGAGTAGACCATCCTACCTAGAGGAAGAAGCTAGTGCCGCTGCAGCACTCGCTGCTGAAGCCCTCGTCAGGCACTGAGAGCTGGCTGAAGATGGGCAGCCGCCGACCAGACCCATCTGGACCAGAGGAGTCAGACCCACTGAGGCTGCTGGCTGAGCTGCCACACCCGCCCTCGTGGTCAGACAGGGAGGTGTAGGAGAGGCTCCTGGCCCCAAGAGCAGGCCCACGGGGGGGACTCTGGCTCTGCTGCAGGCCGCAGACGGAGGGGGAAGGCACGGGGGACAGTCCACAGAGGGAACAGCCTGAGTCAGGAGAGGGGAGAAACTGAGACTGGAGATCACGGGCCGGCTCAAAGACACAGTCCACCTCGGAGAAGGCGTGGGAGAGCAGGTCGGTGATGTCagctgaggtgggaggggagcCTGAAGGCACTAGGAGgtaggggtgggggagggagggctcCAGGGGCTGTGGAGGGGCAGAGGGGAAGCCTGCGAAGCTGAAGCTCTGCCTAAGTAGAGGGGGTCGTCTGGTGCGGGGGGCTTGGGGACCAGGACCAGGCCTGGCGGGGCAGGGGCCCAGGTCGTCCTCGTTGTTATGAACAAAGTGGCAGCGGATGCCGTAAGGACAGAAGCCGATGGTGTGGAAGGTGCGACAAGGCTCCGTCTTGTACTTGGGGTGTCTGTTGAGGTCACGTATCTCATCAAAGCCGTGGGCAAACTGGCACTTCCCCCCGTACTTACAGATGCCACTCTCAGCAAAGGTGCGGCAGAGTTCAGTCTTATAGCGTGAGGAGGTGGGAGACCCGGAGACAGGGCCACcagtaggggaggctgggggctGTTTAGGCTCTGTAGAGGCCCAGCCCAGGGTGCACGTGCTGGGCTCCACCATGCTGACCGAGCGCTCAGCCCAAAATGACATCTTGTTCAATCTTGATGGGAGTGAGGCCTCTGTGTTCTGCCCCCAGTGGCTGGAGGTCATGGATGCACTGTCTGTGGAGTCTGTAGAGAGGGCAGAGCTAGATGCAGAGGGGGAACAGGGCTTATTGTAACCAACAGGTCTCACTGGGAATGTTGACTGCTTGGATGCGTCCCGGAGGTCCAGGCTCAGAAGCTGCTGGATAGAGACAGTAAGAAAAGGAAAAAAACAATGTTATACATACATCTCCATTTTCTGTTGTCTAAAGAAAACTACAGTCAAGCCATTAACAGTATCTTATGTTTACTTCATCTCGAGGACCCACTTCTATATAAAAACAAAGACAGGAAATAGCAAAACCAAGGGAAACATCTGTTCTATTCTTTAGCTAGGCCCACGTTCAAAGGCCTAACATGAGTAGGCTAAACTTTGTAAGAATTATATTTTCAAATGCTTTTAAACGACCAAAGTAACAGCATAGTTCAACTCAGTCGACCATCTAGTTAGGTGCTATAAGATTTATTTTGCAAATGGCCAATCGTTAATGTGCAAGAAAGGCTGGACTGTCCAAAAAGTTCTGATTTGCTGTGGGTGACTTTAGCCAATGTAATTTAGAGGTATTACCTCTGGCTAGTTGCTTGGATTCAGTTAACGTTACTTTAGTAAGCTAACAGAACAACGTTACTATAGCTAGCTAATACCCTTCGTTGACTTTTGAAGCGCGCACTAAAACTAATTGAAATGCACGTTGGTTTATCTCCACAGTTGGCTTTTGCATTGAAAGCTTCAATCGTATTTTGGAAATGAATGTTTAGTTAGAAAGAGCAATCGATCTAACACGTTAACTACAAATTGTGAGTAATTTCCAGTGAAAAGGGTTAAATGTACGTCAATTAATGACAAGATGCTTTTGCTCACAAGCAGTTGCACGACTATATGCATTGATTTGTAAGTTAGTCAGACGCAAATTCTCTGCCATATTTTCTAATAAATATTATtcgcttattattattattagttagttagctaacaaACATGATAGCACGAACCACCAAAAGTTACCACACCACTAGCTGGGGACTGAACTTGCAAGCAATCGAAAACAAATGGCTGCATAGCGCAGCATTGCAACTTCACTCACTGCCTGTATTCATTCGAAATCGAGTGGTTGGCAAGTTTAACTAATTAGGTAGCTAGCAAAACTATGCAGTGTATGCATATAGCATGCTGGATTTTGCGAATTTATAAGGCATCCGTTGATTTGTGCAACGCTAGCAACATAGACTTGCTGCCAGACACGAGTCATCGTTTGctggctaactaactagctattTTTATGGTATAAAAATCATCAAATTACCTTGCACATAACCTCTTCCAAATCAAGAAATGTATTAAGCGCGTATGATGGCATTTTCTTGAGATGGGGTTCCCTCTTGCACAAACGGGAAAGTCTGTTAGCTCCAGTTGACAAACTTTTCAAACTTTTCTGTAC
The DNA window shown above is from Coregonus clupeaformis isolate EN_2021a chromosome 6, ASM2061545v1, whole genome shotgun sequence and carries:
- the LOC121567403 gene encoding mRNA decay activator protein ZFP36-like isoform X1, which gives rise to MPSYALNTFLDLEEVMCKQLLSLDLRDASKQSTFPVRPVGYNKPCSPSASSSALSTDSTDSASMTSSHWGQNTEASLPSRLNKMSFWAERSVSMVEPSTCTLGWASTEPKQPPASPTGGPVSGSPTSSRYKTELCRTFAESGICKYGGKCQFAHGFDEIRDLNRHPKYKTEPCRTFHTIGFCPYGIRCHFVHNNEDDLGPCPARPGPGPQAPRTRRPPLLRQSFSFAGFPSAPPQPLEPSLPHPYLLVPSGSPPTSADITDLLSHAFSEVDCVFEPARDLQSQFLPSPDSGCSLCGLSPVPSPSVCGLQQSQSPPRGPALGARSLSYTSLSDHEGGCGSSASSLSGSDSSGPDGSGRRLPIFSQLSVPDEGFSSECCSGTSFFL
- the LOC121567403 gene encoding mRNA decay activator protein ZFP36-like isoform X2 — protein: MPSYALNTFLDLEEVMCKLLSLDLRDASKQSTFPVRPVGYNKPCSPSASSSALSTDSTDSASMTSSHWGQNTEASLPSRLNKMSFWAERSVSMVEPSTCTLGWASTEPKQPPASPTGGPVSGSPTSSRYKTELCRTFAESGICKYGGKCQFAHGFDEIRDLNRHPKYKTEPCRTFHTIGFCPYGIRCHFVHNNEDDLGPCPARPGPGPQAPRTRRPPLLRQSFSFAGFPSAPPQPLEPSLPHPYLLVPSGSPPTSADITDLLSHAFSEVDCVFEPARDLQSQFLPSPDSGCSLCGLSPVPSPSVCGLQQSQSPPRGPALGARSLSYTSLSDHEGGCGSSASSLSGSDSSGPDGSGRRLPIFSQLSVPDEGFSSECCSGTSFFL